One segment of Pseudoalteromonas rubra DNA contains the following:
- a CDS encoding aldehyde dehydrogenase (NADP(+)), which translates to MTLTGQSFIAGQWRGNADNGQFFAFCPQTNERHHQPFFNAEADDLDAGILAAQRAFKTYRRVPYSQRAAFLRKIGEEILALGDGLIETTMLETGLPRARLEGERMRTVNQLNAFAAALEADLAPLALTRQDAPDPDRAPLPKPATELRYLPVGVVAVFGASNFPYAFSTLGGDTAAALASGCPVIVKSHTAHPGTSELMTGAIEQAIRHCQMPDGVFSMIQGTDYALSHQLVGAADVKAVGFTGSLNVAKALLDTIHQREEVIPLYGELGSVNPQVILPDYAQEQGSELAKSLVQSLLMGNGQFCTSPGLWLIPQGQVEFESVAMNAIQAAPSDTLLTPRILDSFNKVMVELKHNAHVDLLASGEQSQTFHANAHLFACEAEDFIHDASLHEEVFGPSALIVRYRDEAQLLRVVEQLEGQLTASVHATKAEMAVQETLLDELSYKVGRLIFGQMPTGVEVCCSMNHGGPYPSSTDVRSTSVGTQAMTRFLRPLCVQS; encoded by the coding sequence ATGACTTTGACAGGACAGAGTTTTATTGCCGGGCAATGGCGCGGTAACGCAGACAATGGGCAATTTTTTGCGTTTTGCCCGCAAACCAATGAGAGACATCATCAGCCCTTTTTCAATGCAGAGGCCGACGACCTGGATGCCGGTATTTTGGCCGCGCAACGTGCTTTTAAGACTTACCGACGTGTGCCTTATTCGCAGCGTGCGGCTTTTTTGCGCAAAATTGGAGAAGAAATCCTGGCGCTGGGTGATGGCCTGATCGAAACCACCATGCTGGAAACCGGACTGCCAAGAGCGCGTCTTGAAGGTGAGCGAATGCGCACGGTAAATCAGTTGAATGCTTTCGCAGCTGCACTGGAAGCAGATCTTGCGCCATTGGCACTGACACGTCAGGATGCTCCTGATCCGGATCGTGCGCCTTTGCCTAAGCCTGCAACCGAACTACGTTACTTGCCCGTTGGTGTGGTGGCTGTATTTGGCGCATCTAATTTCCCTTATGCTTTTTCTACCTTAGGGGGGGACACCGCAGCAGCGCTGGCTTCAGGCTGCCCTGTTATTGTGAAAAGCCACACTGCACATCCAGGTACCAGTGAGTTGATGACTGGGGCTATCGAACAGGCGATCCGTCACTGCCAAATGCCTGATGGAGTGTTTTCGATGATCCAGGGCACGGATTATGCCTTATCTCACCAGCTGGTGGGTGCAGCAGATGTGAAAGCAGTGGGTTTCACGGGGTCTTTGAATGTAGCGAAAGCGCTGCTGGACACCATTCATCAGCGCGAAGAAGTGATCCCGTTATACGGTGAACTGGGCAGTGTAAACCCGCAGGTGATCCTGCCTGACTATGCACAGGAGCAGGGGAGTGAGCTTGCAAAATCTCTGGTGCAGTCGCTGTTGATGGGTAATGGCCAGTTTTGTACCAGCCCGGGTTTATGGCTGATACCACAAGGGCAGGTTGAGTTTGAATCCGTCGCGATGAACGCAATCCAGGCTGCACCATCAGATACTTTGCTGACGCCCCGTATTCTGGACAGCTTCAACAAAGTCATGGTTGAGCTGAAACACAATGCCCATGTTGATTTACTGGCAAGTGGTGAGCAGAGCCAGACGTTCCATGCCAACGCGCATTTATTTGCTTGTGAGGCAGAGGATTTCATTCACGATGCCAGTTTGCATGAAGAAGTTTTTGGCCCTAGTGCCCTGATTGTGCGCTACCGTGATGAAGCGCAATTACTGCGTGTGGTGGAACAGTTAGAAGGTCAGCTGACAGCCAGTGTGCACGCTACCAAAGCGGAAATGGCGGTTCAGGAAACACTACTGGATGAGTTGAGCTACAAAGTGGGCCGCCTCATCTTCGGCCAGATGCCAACCGGTGTGGAAGTGTGTTGTTCGATGAATCATGGCGGACCTTACCCATCGTCGACAGATGTGCGCTCGACGTCGGTCGGGACACAGGCCATGACGCGATTCTTACGCCCGTTATGTGTACAGAGTTAG
- a CDS encoding GntR family transcriptional regulator, with protein MAIVHKTRTQLVAEAIREKILCGEIKAGEPLRQAALADELNVSRIPVREALLQLEAEGLVNFEAHKGATVTRLSAEQIDEIFDLRAILEAELLSHSIDNLTKRDLLEAEAILADLEDATDAGDTQLATGKLNAEFHSKLYSRAERPQTRELVDVYSKNSERYVRMHILLAGGLKTAPEEHRTLLKLCHEKDKAGACEFLKKHIIGAKDDIKALLLRLEQEAQ; from the coding sequence ATGGCGATTGTACATAAAACTCGAACCCAACTGGTTGCGGAAGCGATCCGAGAAAAAATTCTGTGTGGCGAAATAAAAGCCGGTGAACCTCTGCGTCAGGCTGCGCTGGCCGATGAATTGAACGTTAGCCGTATCCCGGTCAGAGAGGCGTTATTGCAGCTCGAAGCCGAAGGCTTGGTGAATTTTGAGGCTCACAAAGGGGCCACAGTCACCCGGTTGAGTGCCGAACAGATTGATGAGATCTTTGATTTACGCGCCATACTGGAAGCAGAGCTACTGAGCCATTCGATTGATAATCTGACCAAACGCGACTTACTGGAAGCTGAAGCCATTTTGGCCGATCTCGAAGACGCGACCGATGCGGGTGATACCCAGCTGGCAACCGGTAAACTGAACGCCGAATTCCACAGTAAGTTGTATAGTCGTGCTGAGCGCCCTCAGACCCGAGAACTGGTCGACGTTTACAGTAAAAACTCAGAGCGTTACGTTCGTATGCATATATTGCTTGCCGGTGGCCTGAAAACGGCACCAGAAGAGCACCGCACTTTACTTAAGCTGTGTCACGAGAAAGACAAAGCCGGTGCCTGCGAATTTCTCAAAAAGCACATTATAGGCGCAAAAGACGACATTAAAGCCTTGCTCCTGCGCCTTGAGCAGGAAGCACAATAA
- a CDS encoding tetratricopeptide repeat-containing sulfotransferase family protein, with translation MTSIQQLHRSAISALNQGQLETAHQYLVKLLNASPDYADGYFLLGVINLQVGQLKKAIKLLEKALELHSSDEYRAQLTKCYALQGELTLARQTAEQTSPAALTRALDADTFGVALSHVGLHEDALAFFRQALKLTQSNAQYYYNFGVSAKFVGLFDDAEQAFEQALALDKDHHRAHFALSDLKKASAEHNHLTRLQSAFERANTPESQLHLGHALAKEYQDLGEFDSAYHALKQGKAALHSARPFGHPSNDALFERIQALSSASTVDPKAGHSSREPIFVLGMPRSGTTLVERILSSHSDVMSAGELQDFGISVKRLAQTTSQTVLDPLTLEQAYQRDPHQLGLTYLNATRVVTGSHAHFVDKLPFNFFYVDLIRRALPNAKIICLMRDPMDTCIGNFRQLFTINNPYYAYSLDLMDTARFYSRFYDLMQHWKQLHGEQFYMMQYESLVDNPEQEIAKLLDYCDLPWQDSCMHFHLNDAPVSTASKVQVREPLNRRAIGRWKRFAPHTDAAQQYLRQHGVLS, from the coding sequence ATGACGTCTATCCAGCAATTACACAGAAGCGCCATTAGCGCACTCAATCAGGGCCAGCTCGAAACCGCCCATCAATACCTGGTCAAACTGCTCAATGCATCACCAGACTATGCCGACGGCTATTTTCTGCTCGGTGTGATCAACCTTCAGGTTGGGCAGTTAAAAAAAGCAATCAAATTGCTCGAAAAGGCGCTGGAACTGCATAGCAGTGATGAATACCGAGCTCAGCTGACTAAGTGTTATGCCTTGCAGGGTGAGCTAACACTGGCCAGGCAAACCGCAGAGCAGACAAGTCCCGCTGCGTTGACTCGAGCACTTGATGCGGACACTTTTGGGGTGGCACTGAGCCACGTTGGCCTGCACGAGGACGCCTTGGCATTTTTCCGCCAGGCACTCAAGCTCACTCAGAGCAACGCGCAGTATTATTATAACTTTGGGGTTAGTGCGAAGTTTGTCGGCTTATTTGATGACGCTGAGCAAGCCTTTGAACAAGCGCTGGCATTAGATAAAGATCATCACAGAGCACACTTTGCTTTGTCTGATCTGAAAAAAGCCAGCGCAGAGCACAACCACCTGACCCGCTTACAAAGCGCCTTTGAGCGGGCAAACACACCCGAATCTCAGCTCCATCTTGGCCATGCTTTGGCAAAAGAATATCAGGATCTGGGTGAGTTTGATTCAGCGTACCATGCACTCAAACAGGGTAAAGCGGCCTTACACAGTGCACGCCCCTTTGGTCATCCAAGTAACGATGCCTTGTTCGAGCGCATTCAGGCGCTCAGTAGCGCCAGTACAGTCGATCCAAAGGCTGGCCACAGCAGCCGCGAGCCCATTTTTGTACTCGGGATGCCGCGCTCTGGCACCACCCTGGTAGAGAGGATCTTATCCAGTCACAGCGATGTGATGTCGGCCGGGGAACTACAGGATTTTGGGATCAGCGTAAAACGCCTGGCTCAGACCACCAGCCAGACCGTACTCGATCCACTCACACTCGAGCAAGCTTATCAGCGCGACCCACACCAACTCGGACTGACCTATCTGAATGCAACCCGGGTGGTTACCGGCAGCCATGCACACTTTGTCGATAAGCTGCCATTTAACTTTTTCTATGTTGATCTGATCCGCCGGGCGTTACCCAATGCCAAAATCATCTGTCTGATGCGTGACCCGATGGATACCTGCATTGGTAACTTCCGCCAGTTGTTTACTATCAACAACCCGTATTACGCGTATTCATTAGATCTGATGGATACAGCACGCTTCTACAGCCGATTTTATGATCTGATGCAGCACTGGAAGCAGCTTCATGGTGAGCAGTTTTATATGATGCAGTACGAATCCCTGGTTGATAATCCTGAGCAGGAAATCGCTAAACTACTGGATTATTGTGATTTGCCCTGGCAGGACAGCTGTATGCACTTTCATCTTAACGATGCGCCTGTATCAACAGCGAGTAAAGTACAGGTGCGTGAACCGCTTAACCGCCGCGCTATCGGGCGCTGGAAACGCTTTGCGCCACACACCGATGCCGCACAGCAGTATTTGCGTCAGCATGGTGTATTGTCATAA
- a CDS encoding TonB-dependent receptor encodes MLKPKLISLAIATALPGSIMLSATAQADEAGAEEKSLEVIQITATRRSGSVQEAPLNITALDADIMKDQNIGELADVARWVPGLTVTDQGGRSGSPIIVRGLNTNSSGPDQDGGTVATYVNEIPVSLDMRLTDVERVEVLIGPQGTLYGAGTLGGAIRYMLKAPELDITTVQLYGDLFQNSESDSVGGEGGFIFNTPIIEDELALRASLNQYEDPGFIDYNYVVREGGASLADPNWSSQSDVDNNLKRVADANGETTTTGRISVRWKPNDWFDGTLNYFYQKQESEGRSIVHYQALNPANGLNDRIGKYESAYRYEEPRDKEDDLLSLELKADLGFAELVSASGWSSFEADGQRDQTDLLIRLDYGYEEFPSFSAFTREEEEEDTFTQEIRLVSQGDSAWNWIVGGFYNKFESDASSKEFTPGFGEFAVANFGGEQTRPDNLEYFSVDRSEITEQALFGEVGYQVNDKLTITLGARFYEYEVKAESAVDFPLANTLYSGAGPSDITLDFKQNNAEDDGNLFKFNANYQFTDSVMAYITASEGFRIGGSNGLAPCPDPLPDKQIGCGMPDEMLYTADTTTNYELGLKSTWLKNRLHFNAAIFNVDWDDAQIAGATVVGQLPYTSNAGTANAKGVEISTRAILSDSISTYATYAYTKAELTSDAPYLFNADGTDGGQDGDRLPGSPEHQFSLGINYETEVLGDKTLDINYGLTAQSDIISKVGLRDSGETLSGYGISNLSAKLTGDMWSATLYVNNLFNKYAFTSVRRDVRDITTANGAEIQRNYGHYLNKPLTVGIKFDYQFEL; translated from the coding sequence ATGCTAAAACCAAAACTCATATCTCTGGCCATCGCTACGGCTTTGCCAGGCTCAATTATGCTCAGTGCAACAGCACAGGCCGATGAAGCAGGTGCCGAAGAGAAGTCTCTGGAAGTTATCCAGATCACAGCTACACGCCGTAGTGGCTCAGTTCAGGAGGCCCCTTTAAACATCACCGCACTCGATGCGGATATAATGAAAGATCAAAACATTGGTGAACTCGCCGATGTGGCACGTTGGGTGCCAGGTCTGACTGTGACCGATCAGGGTGGTCGCTCTGGCTCACCGATCATCGTTCGCGGCCTTAACACCAACTCATCAGGCCCGGATCAGGATGGCGGGACCGTTGCAACCTATGTGAATGAGATCCCCGTTTCGCTGGATATGCGCCTGACTGACGTAGAACGCGTAGAGGTATTAATCGGCCCACAAGGTACCTTATACGGCGCGGGTACCCTAGGCGGCGCTATTCGCTATATGCTTAAAGCGCCAGAGTTGGACATCACCACAGTGCAACTGTATGGCGACTTATTTCAAAACTCAGAGAGTGATTCAGTTGGAGGTGAAGGTGGCTTTATTTTCAACACCCCCATCATCGAAGATGAACTGGCGCTGCGTGCCAGCCTGAACCAGTATGAAGATCCCGGATTTATTGATTACAACTATGTGGTCCGCGAAGGCGGGGCTTCTTTGGCAGATCCCAACTGGAGCAGTCAAAGTGACGTTGATAACAACCTCAAACGCGTAGCCGATGCCAATGGCGAAACCACCACCACTGGCCGCATTTCTGTGCGCTGGAAGCCAAATGACTGGTTCGATGGCACGCTGAACTATTTTTACCAGAAACAAGAAAGTGAGGGCCGCTCGATAGTACATTATCAGGCACTCAACCCGGCAAACGGACTCAATGATCGCATCGGCAAATATGAATCGGCCTATCGCTATGAAGAGCCCAGAGACAAAGAAGATGATCTGCTGAGCCTGGAATTAAAAGCCGATCTGGGATTTGCAGAACTGGTTTCTGCATCGGGCTGGTCCAGCTTTGAAGCCGATGGTCAGCGCGACCAGACCGATCTGCTGATCCGCCTCGATTATGGCTATGAAGAATTCCCGTCCTTCTCGGCGTTTACCCGCGAAGAGGAAGAAGAAGACACCTTCACGCAGGAGATCCGGCTGGTGTCGCAGGGCGACTCAGCCTGGAACTGGATTGTGGGTGGCTTCTACAACAAATTCGAAAGTGATGCCAGCAGTAAAGAGTTCACCCCAGGCTTTGGGGAGTTTGCCGTAGCTAATTTTGGTGGCGAGCAAACCCGCCCGGACAACCTCGAGTATTTCTCGGTCGACCGCAGTGAAATCACAGAGCAGGCCCTGTTCGGGGAAGTGGGTTATCAGGTCAATGACAAGCTAACCATTACCCTGGGTGCACGATTTTATGAGTATGAAGTGAAGGCAGAGTCCGCCGTTGACTTCCCGCTGGCCAATACGCTATACAGCGGCGCAGGTCCAAGCGACATAACTCTGGACTTTAAGCAAAACAATGCTGAAGACGATGGAAACCTGTTTAAGTTCAACGCCAATTACCAGTTTACAGACTCAGTCATGGCGTACATCACGGCCAGTGAAGGTTTCCGTATTGGTGGTTCCAACGGTCTGGCGCCGTGTCCGGATCCCCTGCCTGACAAACAGATCGGTTGTGGTATGCCCGACGAAATGCTGTACACCGCGGACACCACCACCAACTATGAATTGGGTCTGAAGAGCACCTGGTTAAAGAACCGCCTGCATTTCAACGCGGCCATTTTCAATGTTGACTGGGATGATGCACAAATTGCCGGTGCCACTGTGGTTGGCCAGCTTCCGTATACCTCTAATGCCGGAACAGCCAACGCCAAAGGGGTTGAGATCTCCACACGTGCTATCCTCAGTGACTCTATCAGCACGTATGCAACCTATGCCTACACTAAGGCAGAGTTAACCTCGGATGCACCTTACTTATTTAATGCCGATGGCACCGATGGCGGTCAAGATGGGGACAGACTGCCCGGCTCTCCGGAACATCAGTTCTCATTGGGTATAAATTACGAAACTGAAGTGCTGGGCGATAAAACCCTGGATATCAACTATGGCCTGACGGCACAGAGCGATATCATTTCCAAAGTGGGTCTGCGTGACAGTGGTGAAACCCTCTCAGGTTATGGGATCAGCAACTTGTCTGCCAAACTGACCGGCGATATGTGGTCAGCCACTTTGTACGTCAACAACCTGTTCAACAAATACGCCTTTACCTCAGTGCGTCGCGATGTGCGGGATATTACGACCGCCAACGGCGCTGAGATCCAGCGTAACTATGGCCACTACCTGAACAAACCACTGACAGTCGGCATTAAGTTCGACTATCAGTTCGAACTTTAG